The following is a genomic window from Myxococcales bacterium.
TTCGATATCCTTCTTCTTCAGCTGCTCTCATCAATTCAGATCCGATTCCATATCCTCTATGGTTTTCACAAACCCAAAGTATATCAATGAAAATTGACCGCATTTCGGCATAGAGAATCAATCCGCCAATAATTTTTCTATTTTCATCATAGGCAAAAAAAGACATTTCCTCATCTTTGCCTATCTTTTGCACATTGAATTCATGCAATGCTTCACGAACAAAATTTTTGTTGGCTTCAAGTGGTGCCGAGTTAAGTTCA
Proteins encoded in this region:
- a CDS encoding GNAT family N-acetyltransferase, encoding MKENVTIELNSAPLEANKNFVREALHEFNVQKIGKDEEMSFFAYDENRKIIGGLILYAEMRSIFIDILWVCENHRGYGIGSELMRAAEEEGYRRGVTYSTTDTLAFQAARFYQKLGYHEIGVVKDYIEGHDRIFFRKALTRE